A stretch of Brassica rapa cultivar Chiifu-401-42 chromosome A08, CAAS_Brap_v3.01, whole genome shotgun sequence DNA encodes these proteins:
- the LOC103832842 gene encoding probable histone H2A.1, whose protein sequence is MAGRGKTLGSAAAKKATTRSSKAGLQFPVGRIARFLKKGKYAERVGAGAPVYLAAVLEYLAAEVLELAGNAARDNKKTRIVPRHIQLAVRNDEELSKLLGDVTIANGGVMPNIHNLLLPKKAGGSSKPSGDDD, encoded by the exons ATGGCGGGTCGTGGCAAAACTCTCGGATCCGCGGCTGCGAAGAAGGCCACAACGAGGAGTAGCAAAGCCGGCCTCCAATTCCCGGTGGGTCGAATCGCTCGTTTCCTGAAGAAAGGCAAATACGCCGAACGCGTCGGCGCCGGAGCTCCCGTCTACTTAGCCGCCGTTCTCGAGTACCTCGCCGCAGAG GTATTGGAATTGGCTGGAAACGCGGCGAGGGACAACAAGAAGACGAGGATTGTTCCGAGGCATATCCAGTTGGCGGTGAGGAACGATGAGGAGTTGAGTAAGTTGCTGGGAGATGTAACGATTGCTAATGGAGGTGTGATGCCCAATATTCACAATCTTCTTTTGCCCAAGAAGGCTGGCGGTTCGTCGAAGCCATCTGGCGATGACGATTGA